The proteins below are encoded in one region of Mariprofundus sp. NF:
- the purH gene encoding bifunctional phosphoribosylaminoimidazolecarboxamide formyltransferase/IMP cyclohydrolase: MASIKQALISVSDKTGVEVFARALADRGVKILSTGGTAKLLREVGIECRDVSDYTGFPEMMDGRVKTLNPKVHGGILARRDNEGDLASMAEHGIEQIDLVCVNLYPFREAVAKEGCTIDDAIENIDIGGPCMVRASAKNHKFVTIVVDPSDYEMIIAAIDSDLLSEDVRRGLATKAYAHTAAYDGAIANHFSALNGDGSKRKFPDIFTRQFIKTADELRYGENPHQDGAFYADIEDEGLSLADCEVLQGKALSYNNIADADAAFSCVRDFTDNAAVIVKHANPCGVAVGGSQAEVYERARAADATSAFGGIAAFNRPLDGETAQLIAETFMEVVIAPGFSDAAREALAAKKNLRLLLAPSVDAVAGGWEFKRVNGGLLVQERDAHILNRDACKVVTERAPTETEWNDMLFAWSVAKHVKSNAIVFAKNGTTLGVGAGQMNRVNSTRIAAFHGGEAIKGSAVASDAFFPFRDGVDALADAGAKAVIQPGGSMRDEEVIAAANEHGLAMIFTGIRHFRH, encoded by the coding sequence ATGGCTTCTATCAAACAGGCGCTGATCAGTGTCTCAGACAAAACAGGCGTGGAGGTTTTTGCCAGAGCGCTGGCTGATCGCGGCGTTAAAATCCTCTCCACCGGCGGCACTGCCAAACTGCTGCGTGAAGTCGGCATTGAGTGCCGTGATGTATCGGATTACACCGGCTTCCCTGAGATGATGGATGGTCGTGTGAAAACCCTCAACCCCAAAGTTCATGGCGGCATCCTTGCCCGTCGTGATAACGAGGGTGATCTGGCATCGATGGCCGAGCACGGTATCGAGCAGATTGATCTGGTCTGTGTAAACCTCTATCCGTTCCGCGAAGCGGTCGCCAAAGAGGGGTGCACGATTGATGATGCAATTGAAAACATCGATATCGGCGGCCCGTGCATGGTGCGCGCCTCGGCCAAGAATCATAAGTTTGTTACCATTGTTGTTGATCCGTCCGATTACGAAATGATTATTGCTGCCATCGATAGCGACCTGCTGAGTGAAGATGTGCGTCGCGGGCTGGCTACCAAGGCGTATGCCCACACCGCCGCCTATGATGGCGCCATTGCCAACCACTTCTCAGCACTCAATGGTGACGGCTCCAAACGTAAATTCCCTGATATCTTTACCCGTCAGTTCATCAAAACTGCCGATGAGCTGCGTTATGGCGAGAATCCGCATCAGGATGGCGCATTTTATGCGGATATCGAAGATGAGGGGCTCTCGCTGGCTGATTGCGAAGTACTGCAGGGTAAAGCACTCTCTTATAACAATATTGCCGATGCTGATGCTGCCTTCTCCTGTGTGCGCGATTTCACAGACAATGCTGCGGTGATTGTCAAACATGCCAACCCGTGCGGTGTGGCCGTAGGTGGTTCACAGGCTGAGGTTTATGAGCGCGCCCGCGCAGCTGATGCCACCTCTGCATTCGGTGGTATTGCTGCCTTTAACCGCCCGCTTGATGGTGAGACGGCACAATTGATTGCTGAAACATTTATGGAAGTGGTGATTGCACCGGGCTTCTCCGATGCGGCGCGTGAGGCACTGGCTGCCAAGAAGAATCTGCGCCTGCTACTGGCACCATCGGTGGATGCGGTAGCCGGTGGCTGGGAGTTCAAACGTGTCAATGGTGGCCTGCTGGTGCAGGAGCGTGATGCCCATATTCTTAATCGTGATGCGTGCAAAGTTGTGACTGAGCGCGCTCCGACTGAGACTGAGTGGAATGATATGCTCTTTGCCTGGTCGGTCGCCAAACATGTGAAATCCAACGCCATTGTGTTTGCCAAGAACGGCACCACACTCGGTGTCGGTGCAGGGCAGATGAATCGTGTGAATTCAACCCGCATTGCCGCCTTCCATGGTGGTGAGGCGATTAAGGGTTCGGCTGTGGCATCCGATGCCTTCTTCCCGTTCCGTGATGGTGTTGATGCGCTGGCTGATGCAGGTGCCAAAGCTGTGATTCAGCCGGGTGGTTCGATGCGTGATGAAGAGGTGATTGCTGCGGCCAATGAGCATGGTCTGGCGATGATATTCACCGGCATCCGCCATTTCCGCCATTAA
- a CDS encoding GGDEF domain-containing protein — translation MSSFHYEAECAATPIFGARWQDDPYTAVINFQNEKAISRYGDQRGRKLLDLFSEILEHSSNKHNTGKQLLKQLFDEGVLKSIAGSLASMRVELFASIQQERENSIQMSLFDVTDRFLDHLSQIPGRELFFDLLDMELHRATRDKTELHVCFLDLDGFKQTNDLYGHKAGDDVIVEVARRLKGCLRKHETVARFGGDEFVMLLSGKTIDSVHLAEKKIIPLINEPYHSDGHVIDFIGASIGVSYAPAHTSNADELINHADDAMYVAKDRGKNQIVVFEPGMEGMKKH, via the coding sequence ATGAGCAGTTTTCATTATGAAGCGGAGTGTGCCGCCACGCCCATTTTCGGTGCCCGCTGGCAGGATGACCCGTATACAGCAGTCATCAACTTTCAGAATGAAAAAGCGATCTCTCGTTATGGCGATCAACGCGGACGTAAACTGCTCGATCTGTTCAGTGAAATCCTTGAACACAGCTCGAACAAACACAACACCGGCAAACAGCTATTAAAACAGCTGTTTGATGAAGGTGTGCTGAAATCGATTGCCGGCTCCCTCGCCTCTATGCGCGTCGAGCTGTTTGCATCGATTCAACAGGAGCGAGAGAACTCCATTCAAATGAGCCTGTTTGATGTAACTGACCGTTTCCTGGATCACCTGAGCCAGATCCCGGGTCGGGAGCTCTTTTTTGATCTGCTCGATATGGAGCTACATCGCGCCACACGTGATAAAACCGAGCTGCATGTCTGCTTCCTCGATCTCGACGGTTTTAAACAGACCAACGATCTCTACGGCCATAAAGCCGGTGATGATGTCATTGTTGAGGTGGCCCGTCGCCTGAAAGGCTGCCTGCGCAAACATGAGACAGTTGCCCGCTTCGGCGGTGATGAGTTTGTTATGCTCTTATCTGGCAAAACGATTGATTCAGTACATCTGGCAGAGAAGAAGATTATCCCGCTGATCAATGAGCCCTACCACTCTGATGGCCATGTCATCGATTTTATCGGCGCCAGTATCGGCGTCTCCTATGCCCCTGCCCATACCAGCAATGCCGATGAATTGATCAACCACGCCGATGATGCGATGTATGTCGCCAAAGATCGCGGCAAAAACCAGATTGTTGTCTTTGAGCCGGGTATGGAGGGGATGAAAAAGCACTAA
- a CDS encoding RDD family protein, producing MSETEMVREDAAEHAVQYGGFWLRVGATLIDSLLIVLLTTPLLYSIYGDQYFNPNQIAAGFWDVLISWLLPAVAVIIFWYFKGASPGKMIFRLRIVDAETLGPANMRQLVIRYLGYFVSSIPLGGGLLWVAYDPRKQGWHDKLAKTVVIIER from the coding sequence ATGAGTGAGACGGAGATGGTTCGGGAAGATGCGGCGGAGCATGCCGTGCAATACGGTGGTTTCTGGCTGCGTGTTGGTGCTACGCTGATTGATTCACTGCTGATTGTGTTGCTCACCACGCCGCTGCTCTACAGCATTTACGGTGATCAATATTTTAATCCCAACCAGATTGCTGCCGGTTTCTGGGATGTGCTGATTTCATGGCTGCTACCAGCCGTGGCGGTCATTATCTTCTGGTATTTCAAAGGTGCCTCACCGGGTAAAATGATCTTCAGGCTGCGCATTGTAGATGCTGAAACACTTGGGCCTGCAAATATGCGACAGCTGGTGATCCGTTATCTCGGTTATTTTGTCTCATCGATCCCGCTTGGCGGAGGGCTGCTCTGGGTGGCCTATGATCCGCGCAAACAGGGGTGGCATGATAAATTGGCTAAAACAGTTGTGATTATAGAGCGGTAG
- a CDS encoding pitrilysin family protein, with the protein MTKLLLTFFLLISLMPAVHAAELKESIYKNGVKLIVEEDHSAPVAMVQIWLRVGGRDELPGKTGLAHVFEHMMFKGSDKLEPGEYSKRISAMGGNDNAFTSTDFTAYFETVPAKRVNEVLAMEAERFANLKLRDEDFQKEIKVIMEERRMRTEDDPNSRMFEELSAASLRLHPYRNPVIGWMQDLEQLTIADVKAFYKKHYVAGNVVVVVVGDVDFDQMKKAVAKTFGRLKTGPVPARFNPVEPKSFGPKRIEVSLPAQLPMLAITVPVPVWKPGENDREAAALSLATQILAGGRAARMQRELVDEQRAAFAASAGYDAHGMGLDLWYAYGMLGPGQSPEAFEKSLWQLLGDMAVNKVDENRLNAAKRNIIAANVFAQDSLYLRAKEIGRMEVVGLGAANRDRWIEAIKSVTAEDIKTVMGRWLKQERSTTGTLLPEVKS; encoded by the coding sequence ATGACCAAGTTACTACTGACATTTTTTCTACTCATAAGTTTGATGCCTGCTGTGCACGCCGCAGAACTTAAAGAGAGCATTTACAAAAACGGTGTCAAACTGATCGTTGAAGAGGATCACTCCGCCCCCGTTGCCATGGTACAGATCTGGCTGCGCGTCGGTGGCCGTGATGAGCTGCCGGGCAAAACCGGCCTGGCACATGTATTTGAGCACATGATGTTCAAAGGCTCCGACAAGCTTGAACCGGGTGAATACAGCAAACGCATCTCTGCCATGGGCGGCAATGACAACGCTTTTACATCAACCGATTTCACCGCCTATTTCGAGACGGTTCCGGCCAAACGGGTTAATGAGGTTCTGGCGATGGAGGCCGAACGCTTTGCCAACCTGAAACTGCGCGATGAGGATTTTCAGAAAGAGATAAAAGTGATCATGGAGGAGCGCCGCATGCGCACCGAGGATGATCCCAACAGCCGTATGTTTGAGGAGCTCTCCGCCGCCTCCCTGCGCCTGCACCCCTACCGTAACCCGGTGATCGGCTGGATGCAGGATCTCGAACAACTGACCATCGCGGATGTGAAAGCCTTTTATAAGAAACACTATGTGGCAGGTAATGTGGTTGTGGTTGTGGTCGGCGATGTCGATTTTGATCAGATGAAGAAGGCCGTAGCCAAAACCTTTGGTCGCCTTAAAACAGGCCCTGTTCCGGCCCGTTTTAATCCGGTTGAGCCCAAATCCTTCGGCCCTAAACGTATTGAAGTCAGTCTGCCTGCCCAGCTGCCGATGCTGGCGATTACCGTGCCTGTACCTGTCTGGAAACCGGGCGAAAATGACCGTGAGGCTGCGGCACTATCACTGGCAACCCAGATTCTGGCTGGCGGCAGAGCGGCACGTATGCAGCGTGAACTGGTAGATGAGCAGCGCGCAGCCTTTGCTGCCAGTGCAGGCTACGATGCCCACGGCATGGGGCTGGATCTCTGGTACGCCTACGGCATGCTCGGCCCCGGTCAGAGCCCTGAGGCATTCGAAAAGAGCCTCTGGCAACTGCTGGGTGATATGGCAGTTAATAAGGTCGATGAAAACCGGCTCAATGCAGCCAAACGCAACATTATTGCCGCCAATGTCTTTGCTCAGGATTCGCTCTACCTGCGTGCCAAGGAGATCGGCCGCATGGAGGTTGTCGGTCTGGGAGCTGCCAACCGTGACCGCTGGATTGAAGCGATCAAAAGTGTCACGGCAGAGGATATTAAAACGGTCATGGGACGCTGGCTGAAACAGGAGCGCTCCACCACGGGCACGCTGCTACCGGAGGTGAAATCATGA
- a CDS encoding pitrilysin family protein — protein MRYRLITALLLLLSFSSTASAVPPIQQAQLNNGLRILLMEAHNVPMVSMNLAMVAGSRFDTADKGGTASILASMLSDHTAKHGHEVWADLLDGDAIQLGGGVGRDEMNLSLTVLKDVLEPGLDAFAEALLQPGWNKKRFAIMKQNALASAQKEQEEPGVQAGEAAATLLFAGHPYGHRSGGSLASLKKIEIADLKQLYKTQIKPQGAVLAVSGDITMAELKPLLEKKLATWIGSPANGLADITAPQGVRGKNVDVSLPTSQTQLQLLRLGPTRGDADFFPVFVLNHILGGGGFGSRLMEEVREKRGLTYGVYSYFSPLATNGPFVISLRTRADQATEAEAVVRNVLAEMAAGKITKKQLTESKENLTGSFAQRMDSNRERVSLISMIGLYNLPLDYLTVWSDRIDAVTLQQLRDQAAVYLNPDHWNRVRVGSNLK, from the coding sequence ATGAGATATCGCCTGATTACAGCTCTTCTGCTACTACTCTCTTTCTCATCCACAGCCTCTGCCGTACCGCCTATTCAGCAGGCTCAACTCAACAATGGCCTGCGAATACTGCTGATGGAGGCACACAATGTGCCCATGGTCTCGATGAATCTTGCCATGGTGGCTGGCTCCCGTTTCGACACTGCCGATAAAGGCGGTACTGCCAGCATCCTTGCATCGATGCTCTCTGATCATACTGCCAAACATGGACATGAGGTTTGGGCTGATCTGCTTGATGGTGATGCCATCCAGTTGGGAGGCGGCGTTGGCCGTGATGAGATGAATCTATCTCTGACCGTGCTTAAGGATGTGCTGGAGCCGGGGCTGGATGCCTTTGCCGAAGCGCTGCTACAGCCGGGCTGGAACAAAAAGCGCTTTGCCATCATGAAACAGAATGCATTGGCATCGGCACAGAAAGAGCAGGAGGAGCCGGGCGTACAGGCAGGTGAGGCAGCAGCCACACTTCTCTTTGCAGGCCACCCTTACGGTCACCGCTCCGGCGGTTCACTGGCTTCGCTGAAAAAGATCGAAATTGCTGATCTCAAACAGCTCTATAAAACCCAGATCAAACCGCAGGGGGCAGTGCTTGCCGTCAGTGGTGACATCACCATGGCAGAACTTAAACCGCTGTTGGAGAAGAAGCTGGCCACATGGATCGGCTCTCCGGCAAACGGGCTGGCCGATATCACGGCCCCACAGGGTGTGCGTGGCAAAAATGTGGATGTGTCACTGCCAACCAGCCAGACACAGCTGCAGCTGCTGCGCCTTGGCCCAACACGCGGTGATGCGGACTTCTTCCCGGTCTTTGTTCTCAATCATATTCTCGGGGGTGGCGGCTTCGGCTCACGTCTGATGGAAGAGGTGCGCGAAAAGCGTGGGCTGACTTACGGGGTTTACTCCTACTTCTCACCGCTGGCGACCAACGGCCCGTTCGTGATCAGTCTGCGCACGCGCGCTGATCAGGCCACTGAGGCTGAAGCCGTAGTGCGCAACGTTCTTGCCGAAATGGCTGCTGGCAAGATCACAAAAAAACAGCTTACCGAAAGCAAAGAGAATCTGACCGGTAGTTTCGCCCAGCGCATGGACTCCAACCGTGAACGCGTCTCCCTCATCTCCATGATCGGGCTGTATAACCTGCCTCTGGATTATCTAACCGTCTGGAGTGATCGCATTGATGCCGTGACCCTGCAACAGCTGCGTGATCAGGCTGCTGTTTACCTGAATCCCGACCACTGGAACCGTGTCCGGGTCGGATCAAACCTGAAGTGA
- a CDS encoding RsmD family RNA methyltransferase — protein sequence MRGRVLNVPDEPGLRPTPAKVRQALFNILGPIDDMRLLDLFSGSGVMALEAISRGASALSIEQNRRLTRDMEQIRQQWDLAAGWQIKTSLVEKGLPALAGQSFDLIFADPPYHKGFAEKLPQWLDRDDIGCGLLVIEESTRVNPTWPEGWQCEQSRRYGDSTLHFLSRDC from the coding sequence TTGCGCGGGCGGGTGCTCAATGTGCCGGATGAGCCGGGCCTGCGCCCGACACCTGCCAAGGTGCGGCAGGCACTGTTTAATATCCTCGGCCCAATCGATGATATGCGACTTCTCGATCTCTTTTCAGGTTCAGGTGTAATGGCGCTGGAAGCGATCTCAAGAGGAGCTTCGGCACTCTCTATCGAGCAAAACCGCAGATTAACCCGTGACATGGAGCAGATTCGCCAGCAGTGGGATTTGGCTGCGGGCTGGCAGATCAAAACAAGTCTGGTGGAGAAAGGGCTGCCTGCTTTGGCGGGCCAGAGCTTTGATCTTATTTTTGCCGATCCACCCTACCATAAGGGTTTTGCTGAAAAGCTGCCGCAGTGGCTGGACAGAGATGATATCGGTTGTGGCTTGTTGGTCATTGAGGAGTCGACTCGAGTCAATCCGACCTGGCCTGAGGGGTGGCAATGTGAGCAGAGTCGCCGCTATGGTGACTCCACCCTCCACTTCCTCTCCAGAGATTGCTAA
- the hemC gene encoding hydroxymethylbilane synthase codes for MTHIRIATRRSPLALWQAEYVSAELKRLDPSVTTELVKIVTKGDKILDVPLAQVGGKGLFTKEIDEALLDGRADIAVHSMKDVPTQLPEGTSIRAHPKREDPRDAIATITGGGLDSLPEGSTIGTSSLRRIAQLQSKYPSFIFTSIRGNIQTRLSKLGTEVDAVILAAAGVCRMGMEAEMHEFIGTDVMLPAVAQGTLGIQTRDADDGINTLVDQMNDPETVVRTKAERAFLATLEGGCQVPIAAYATLDGDSLHLKGLVGSVDGKIVIAREATGAQSDAEAIGTALANEVLDAGARPILEALYAESNK; via the coding sequence GTGACTCACATCCGTATTGCAACGCGTCGTTCCCCGCTGGCCCTGTGGCAGGCTGAATATGTATCGGCTGAACTCAAAAGGCTTGATCCATCGGTGACCACCGAGCTGGTCAAGATTGTCACCAAGGGCGACAAAATTCTCGATGTGCCACTGGCACAGGTGGGTGGTAAAGGGCTATTCACCAAAGAGATTGATGAAGCACTGCTTGATGGCCGAGCCGATATCGCTGTGCACTCGATGAAGGATGTACCGACTCAGCTGCCTGAGGGGACCAGTATTCGCGCCCATCCCAAGCGCGAAGATCCGCGTGATGCTATCGCAACAATTACTGGCGGCGGTCTGGATTCGCTGCCTGAAGGCTCAACAATCGGAACCTCAAGCCTGCGTCGAATCGCCCAGCTTCAGTCTAAATACCCTTCATTCATCTTCACCTCGATTCGCGGCAACATCCAGACTCGCCTCTCCAAGCTTGGCACAGAGGTCGATGCAGTGATTCTGGCCGCAGCAGGCGTATGCCGCATGGGCATGGAAGCAGAGATGCACGAATTTATCGGTACCGATGTGATGCTACCTGCCGTTGCACAGGGCACACTCGGCATTCAGACCCGTGATGCTGATGATGGCATCAATACACTGGTCGATCAGATGAATGATCCGGAAACAGTTGTTCGCACCAAAGCTGAACGTGCTTTTCTGGCTACCCTTGAGGGTGGCTGTCAGGTGCCGATTGCGGCCTATGCCACACTCGATGGTGATTCACTGCATCTGAAAGGGCTGGTGGGTTCAGTTGATGGTAAAATCGTCATCGCACGCGAAGCAACAGGCGCCCAGAGCGATGCCGAAGCTATCGGCACTGCACTGGCCAATGAAGTACTGGATGCCGGTGCCCGTCCGATCCTCGAGGCGCTCTACGCCGAATCAAACAAGTAA
- a CDS encoding glycosyltransferase translates to MSAEKEMNVLMVGGLWPEPASSGAGLRMLELSRLFVQQGWRVTYGSTAAANEHSADLRQLGIETADIMVNESSFDLFLADLRPDIVLFDRFAMEEQFGWRVEKTCPDAMRIIETVDLHLLREARHKQFKQQRQVVGQLAKNELISEVAKREVAAILRSDLSIMVSNNEMELLIEQFNLDASLLHYCPFMFNETQICTDGPEFEQRSHFVAIGNFRHAPNWDAVLWLKEEIWPKIRAELPEAEMHIYGAYTPPKATALDNKREGFRVLGRAEDLHAVMSQARVCLAPLRFGAGIKTKLADAMLSGTPNVTTTIGAEGMFGDLPWSGSIADDAESFAQAAVALYRDEQAWSAARKRGFDIVRALFSAETNGHALIARIKALQGNLEQHRLNNFTGAMLRHHHQRSTEFMSRWIEVKTRKE, encoded by the coding sequence ATGTCAGCAGAGAAAGAGATGAATGTATTGATGGTTGGAGGCCTCTGGCCTGAGCCGGCCTCATCCGGTGCCGGTCTGCGCATGCTGGAGTTAAGCCGGCTGTTTGTGCAGCAGGGGTGGCGGGTGACCTATGGCTCTACGGCTGCGGCAAATGAACATTCGGCGGATCTCAGGCAGCTTGGTATAGAGACAGCTGATATTATGGTTAATGAGAGCAGTTTTGATCTGTTTTTGGCCGATTTAAGGCCGGATATCGTTCTTTTTGATCGTTTTGCAATGGAGGAGCAGTTCGGCTGGCGGGTGGAAAAGACCTGCCCTGATGCGATGCGCATCATTGAAACGGTAGACCTGCATCTGCTGCGCGAAGCACGCCATAAGCAGTTTAAACAGCAGCGGCAGGTTGTTGGTCAGCTTGCAAAAAATGAGCTGATCAGTGAGGTGGCCAAGCGTGAGGTCGCTGCGATACTGCGTTCAGATCTCTCGATTATGGTATCCAATAATGAGATGGAATTGCTTATCGAGCAGTTCAACCTTGATGCTTCGCTGCTGCACTACTGCCCATTTATGTTCAATGAGACACAGATTTGTACCGATGGGCCCGAATTCGAACAGCGCTCTCATTTTGTGGCCATCGGCAATTTCCGCCATGCACCCAACTGGGATGCCGTATTGTGGTTGAAAGAGGAGATCTGGCCGAAGATAAGAGCTGAACTGCCTGAAGCCGAAATGCATATCTACGGCGCTTATACACCGCCCAAAGCAACTGCTCTGGATAACAAGAGAGAGGGTTTCCGTGTGCTGGGACGGGCCGAGGATCTACATGCTGTTATGTCGCAGGCCCGAGTCTGTCTGGCGCCACTGCGTTTCGGGGCGGGTATCAAGACCAAGCTGGCCGATGCGATGCTCAGTGGCACACCGAATGTTACCACCACTATAGGAGCAGAGGGCATGTTTGGTGATCTGCCGTGGAGCGGCAGCATTGCAGATGATGCAGAGAGTTTTGCCCAGGCTGCCGTGGCCCTTTACCGTGATGAGCAAGCCTGGAGTGCTGCAAGGAAGCGCGGCTTTGATATTGTGCGAGCACTGTTCAGTGCTGAGACGAACGGCCACGCATTGATTGCGCGCATCAAAGCGCTGCAGGGCAATTTAGAGCAGCATCGACTGAACAATTTTACAGGTGCCATGCTGCGTCATCATCATCAGCGCAGCACAGAGTTCATGTCCCGCTGGATCGAAGTCAAAACCCGTAAAGAATAG
- a CDS encoding 2Fe-2S iron-sulfur cluster-binding protein, translated as MPIITYQGNSYECSSDQTLLDGVNSQGANLPYGCRSGLCQGCLVKAVKGTPPASAQMGIKPTLKEKGYFLSCLCKPESDFEISRPDRRDEFSSATVTELEYLNQTVIKVVTSCPDTFSYKPGQFVNIIRLADGLARSYSLACIPSDGHLEFHIRLLADGKMSSWIADDLKCGDEVLLSEAMGDCCYRDAYADRPLLLAGTGTGLAPLYGILRDALSSGHRRQIRLLHGGLSSDDLYFDPVLSQLAAEHDNLSYIPCVLHGETPEGGLSGSIDTLIAAQLESERDWAAFLCGDSAIVSAMRRSCFSQGVDENSIHSDAFG; from the coding sequence ATGCCGATCATCACCTATCAGGGTAACAGTTACGAATGCAGTTCTGATCAAACGCTGCTGGATGGTGTTAACAGCCAGGGTGCGAATCTACCTTATGGGTGTCGTAGTGGTCTCTGTCAGGGCTGTCTGGTCAAAGCGGTGAAAGGCACGCCTCCTGCATCTGCACAGATGGGCATCAAACCAACCTTGAAAGAGAAGGGCTACTTTCTCTCCTGCCTCTGCAAACCTGAATCCGATTTTGAAATCAGCCGTCCTGATCGCAGAGATGAATTTTCTTCGGCGACCGTCACTGAACTTGAATATCTCAATCAGACAGTCATCAAAGTGGTGACAAGTTGTCCTGACACATTCAGCTACAAACCCGGCCAATTTGTAAATATTATCCGATTAGCCGATGGTTTGGCTCGCAGTTACTCTCTGGCCTGCATTCCAAGCGATGGCCATCTTGAGTTTCATATCCGACTGCTAGCCGACGGTAAAATGAGCAGCTGGATTGCCGATGATCTGAAGTGTGGTGATGAGGTGTTGTTAAGTGAGGCGATGGGCGACTGCTGTTATCGCGATGCCTATGCTGACCGGCCACTACTGCTGGCAGGCACCGGCACCGGCTTAGCCCCTCTCTACGGCATCCTTCGTGACGCATTGTCATCAGGGCACAGGCGTCAAATTCGCCTCTTACATGGTGGCCTGAGCAGTGATGACCTCTATTTCGATCCGGTTTTGTCTCAACTGGCTGCTGAACACGATAACCTGAGCTACATCCCCTGTGTATTGCACGGCGAAACACCAGAGGGCGGCTTAAGTGGTTCGATTGATACTCTGATTGCCGCTCAACTTGAATCTGAGCGCGACTGGGCAGCTTTCCTATGTGGTGATTCAGCCATCGTCAGTGCGATGCGCAGGAGCTGTTTTAGCCAGGGTGTGGACGAGAACTCGATCCACAGCGACGCTTTCGGCTAA
- a CDS encoding EF-hand domain-containing protein, producing MKKLLLFAGFMMLAAPAQASFLPSYDPQETADKVMAVKDYNHDGKIEAAEFEQVADHQFNKIDTNSDGVISADEMFAKRYAGRSELNIKSPKVKAQMINSIMKRWDSNKDKQISRDEKLESVRNEFMRIDRNLDHIITREELVTFWELRLSDLKKSQEEGSGHDKQ from the coding sequence ATGAAAAAGTTACTACTGTTTGCGGGATTTATGATGTTGGCCGCGCCTGCTCAGGCATCTTTTCTGCCCTCCTATGATCCGCAGGAGACAGCGGACAAGGTGATGGCTGTGAAGGATTACAACCATGATGGTAAGATTGAAGCTGCGGAATTTGAACAGGTAGCTGACCACCAGTTCAATAAAATCGATACCAATAGTGATGGTGTCATCAGCGCTGATGAGATGTTTGCCAAGCGTTATGCTGGCCGCTCAGAGTTGAATATTAAATCACCGAAAGTTAAAGCGCAGATGATCAACAGCATCATGAAACGCTGGGACAGCAATAAGGACAAGCAGATCAGCAGGGATGAGAAGCTGGAGTCTGTACGCAATGAATTTATGAGGATTGATCGCAATCTGGATCATATCATTACCCGCGAAGAGCTGGTTACCTTCTGGGAGCTCAGGCTGTCGGACCTCAAAAAGAGTCAGGAAGAGGGTTCAGGTCACGATAAGCAGTAA
- a CDS encoding metal-dependent hydrolase — MANFRTHLTVAAAGALSATALVMQTVPISQMQALLLFLLALHAGLLPDVDSDHSIPARILFTILSFATAIAVIFHYYTSLNLLPLLVSSLLAALFVRLVLLPLFAATTEHRGLFHSVPMALLFGIGSLFAGHYLLGWQVSFAWLAAAFVTGGYLLHLLLDELYSVNFIGASIKTSFGTALTLFSSQSWRSYMLLYAAVGYGLWIAPLPQQFTQ; from the coding sequence ATGGCTAATTTCAGAACCCATTTGACGGTTGCCGCAGCTGGAGCTTTGAGTGCTACGGCACTGGTTATGCAAACAGTGCCAATCAGCCAGATGCAGGCGTTGCTTCTTTTTCTACTGGCTCTGCATGCCGGGCTACTGCCTGATGTCGATTCTGATCACTCTATTCCGGCCCGAATACTTTTTACGATACTCAGTTTTGCCACAGCCATTGCGGTGATCTTTCACTATTATACATCGTTAAACCTGCTGCCTCTGCTTGTTTCATCTCTACTGGCCGCCCTCTTTGTTCGCCTGGTGCTGCTGCCGCTATTTGCTGCGACTACTGAGCACAGGGGGCTATTCCATTCTGTGCCGATGGCACTGCTGTTCGGGATAGGCTCGCTCTTTGCCGGCCACTACCTGCTCGGTTGGCAGGTCTCTTTTGCATGGCTGGCGGCAGCGTTTGTAACCGGTGGGTATCTGTTGCACCTGCTGCTTGATGAGCTCTATAGCGTTAATTTTATCGGTGCTTCGATCAAAACCTCTTTCGGGACAGCACTTACTCTGTTCAGCAGTCAGAGCTGGCGCTCCTATATGCTTTTGTATGCTGCAGTCGGCTATGGCCTATGGATCGCCCCACTTCCACAACAGTTTACGCAGTAG